From Aquabacter sp. L1I39, the proteins below share one genomic window:
- a CDS encoding GntP family permease, translating into MNLLICVGALAFLMFVAYRGFSVILFAPVAALGAVLLTDPAAVPVIYSGLFMDKMVGFVKLYFPLFLLGAVFGKVIELSGFSRSIVSAMIRILGPSQAILAIVLVGAVLTYGGVSLFVVVFAVYPFGAELFRQVGIPKRLLPAAIALGAFSFTMDTLPGTPQIQNIIPTTFFKTTAYAAPILGFIGTAFILVVGIGYLEFRRRQAARAGESYGTGHTNEPPASEEGSTVHPLVAILPLIVVGVGNLILGRLIPDFYGPTAAATLTQGGATVSLATPSVTAIWAVAGALLLGILTVFLFSFRQVAAKFADGSKSAVSGALLAGLNTASEYGFGAVIAALPGFLAIKAALMAIPNPLVNEAISITTLAGITGSASGGLSIALAAMSDQFIASAHAAGIPLEVMHRVAAMASGGMDTLPHNGAVITLLAVCGLTHRQSYGDIFAITLVKTAAVFFVIGVYLLTGLV; encoded by the coding sequence ATGAACCTCCTTATTTGTGTGGGGGCGCTCGCCTTCCTGATGTTCGTCGCTTATCGCGGCTTCAGCGTCATCCTGTTCGCGCCGGTGGCAGCCCTCGGCGCCGTCCTGCTCACCGATCCCGCCGCGGTGCCCGTCATCTATTCGGGCCTGTTCATGGACAAGATGGTGGGCTTCGTGAAGCTGTACTTCCCGCTGTTCCTCCTGGGGGCGGTGTTCGGGAAGGTGATCGAGTTGTCGGGCTTCTCCCGCTCCATCGTCTCGGCCATGATTCGCATTCTCGGCCCCAGCCAGGCGATTCTGGCCATCGTGCTGGTGGGCGCCGTCCTCACCTATGGCGGCGTCTCGCTGTTCGTGGTGGTGTTCGCGGTCTATCCGTTTGGCGCCGAGCTCTTCCGTCAGGTGGGCATCCCGAAGCGCCTGCTCCCCGCCGCCATCGCGCTCGGGGCCTTCTCCTTCACCATGGACACGCTGCCGGGCACGCCGCAGATCCAGAACATCATCCCCACCACCTTCTTCAAGACCACCGCCTATGCCGCGCCCATTCTGGGCTTCATCGGCACCGCCTTCATTCTGGTGGTTGGCATCGGCTATCTGGAATTCCGGCGCCGCCAGGCGGCCCGGGCGGGCGAGAGCTATGGCACCGGCCACACCAATGAGCCGCCGGCCTCCGAAGAGGGCAGCACCGTTCATCCGCTGGTGGCCATCCTGCCGCTGATCGTTGTGGGCGTCGGGAACCTCATTCTCGGCCGTCTGATCCCCGATTTCTACGGGCCGACCGCCGCCGCGACCCTGACCCAGGGCGGGGCCACAGTGAGCCTGGCCACTCCCTCGGTGACCGCCATCTGGGCGGTGGCGGGCGCCCTGCTTCTGGGCATCCTTACGGTATTCCTGTTCTCGTTCCGCCAGGTGGCGGCGAAGTTCGCGGACGGGTCGAAGTCGGCGGTCAGCGGCGCACTTCTGGCCGGCCTCAACACCGCCTCCGAATATGGCTTCGGCGCCGTCATCGCGGCCTTGCCCGGCTTCCTGGCCATCAAGGCCGCGCTCATGGCGATCCCCAACCCGCTGGTGAACGAGGCCATCTCAATCACCACGCTGGCGGGTATCACGGGTTCCGCCTCCGGCGGACTGTCCATCGCGCTCGCCGCCATGTCCGACCAGTTCATCGCCTCCGCCCATGCGGCCGGCATTCCGCTGGAGGTGATGCACCGCGTGGCCGCGATGGCCTCCGGTGGCATGGACACCCTGCCCCACAATGGCGCCGTTATCACGCTGCTGGCGGTGTGCGGCCTGACCCATCGCCAGTCCTATGGCGACATTTTCGCCATCACCCTGGTGAAGACGGCCGCCGTGTTCTTCGTCATCGGCGTCTACTTGCTCACGGGACTCGTCTGA
- a CDS encoding HU family DNA-binding protein codes for MTTKNELIAAVADEAKLTKAAAAAAVDATFDIITKALQKGEEVKLIGFGSFSVVTRAAREGRNPRTGKPVKIDASKAPKFTPGKGLKEAVNG; via the coding sequence ATGACCACCAAGAACGAACTGATCGCCGCGGTGGCCGACGAGGCCAAGCTGACGAAGGCGGCTGCGGCGGCCGCGGTGGACGCGACGTTCGACATCATCACCAAGGCCCTGCAGAAGGGTGAGGAAGTCAAGCTCATCGGCTTCGGCAGCTTCTCCGTGGTGACCCGCGCTGCGCGCGAGGGCCGCAACCCGCGCACCGGCAAGCCCGTGAAGATCGATGCCTCGAAGGCTCCGAAGTTCACCCCCGGCAAGGGCCTGAAGGAAGCCGTGAACGGCTGA